The segment GCTGCTCGGGGGCCTGACTCTGGTCGAACACCTGACCGGGGTTTCTTTCGGCATCGACCAGTGGCTTTTCACCGAGCTGCCGGGAGCGCCCGGCACGACGGCGCCGGGCCGGATGGGCCCGCCTGCTTCGATTTGTTTTCTCCTCGGGGGCCTCGCCCTGGCGCTCTTGGATGCCCCCGAACGTCGGCAGCGCCTGCTCGCGCAGTTGTTCGCTTTGGTGGTCTGCTGCATCGGTGTCGTGCCGATCATCGGATACCTCTACGGAATGGATCGGCTGTATGCGGTCCCCAAGTATACGGGGACGGCGCTTCCCACCGCCGTAGCCCTGTTTGCACTGGGCCTTGGGCTGGTGTGCGGCCGGCCAAACGTCGGCGTGATGCGGATCCTCTGCTCGCCTGATCCGGGCGGATTGATGGCGCGGCGGTTCCTGCTGCCGGCTTTGCTGCTGCCGTTCCTCTCCGCGTGGATCCGGACGTATGGAGAGAGCCGCGGGTGGTTCGATGCCGAGATCGGGCGCGCTGGGTCCGTGCTCTTCCTGTCGCTCTGCAGCATGTTATTGATCCTGATCGGAGCCCGGTTGGTCTCCGCTCTGGAGCGCAAACGGAAGGCCGCCGAGCAGCAGCGCGAGGAGCTCAATGCCCGGACCAACCAGATCCTCGACAACATCAACGACGGATTCTTTGCGATCGATGGCGCGGGGCGGTTGACGCATGTGAACCGCCAGGCGGAGGAACTCTGGGGACGCGGGCGCGCGGACCTGATCGGCCAGGCGTTGCCGGAGGATTCACTTGGCCCCCCGGCACTCGACCTCGGAGCGCATGCCGAAGCCCTGCGCGATCGCAAGCCGCGGCACTACGAAGTTTTTGCGGAGCCGCTTGGGCGCTGGTTCGATGTCAGCCTTTATCCCGAAGAAACAGGCGGGCTGGCGTGTTTCTTCCGGGACATCACCCACCGCAAGTCCGTCGAGGCGGCGCTGGTGCAGGCCAAGGACGAAGCGGAACGCGCCAATCGCGCCAAGAGCGATTTTCTCGCCACCCTCAGCCACGAGCTGCGTACGCCGCTCGCGCCGGTGATGCTCACGCTGCCGTATGTCGAGACGCACCCGGAACTGCCGGCGGAGCTCCGGTCGCATGTGGAATCGATCCGCCGGAACGTGGAGCTCGAGATTCGGTTGATTTCCGACCTGCTCGACCTCACGCGGGTCGAGCGGGGCAAGCTCCAGCTGGAAAAAACGGAAGTCGACCTGCACGGGGTGTTGCACTCGGTGGTGGAAATCTGCCGGGAGGCGGAGTCGGTGCCGATCACGCTGGAGCTGGCGGCGACGCGGCACTACGTGCACGGCGATCCCGCGCGCCTGCACCAGGTATTTTGGAATCTGTTGACCAACGCGCAAAAGTTCACCGACCGCAGCGGCCGGATCATGGTGCTGACCCGGCAGGCCGAGGGCCACGCGATCAGCGTCAGTGTGACGGACACCGGGGTGGGCCTTACGCCCGAGCTGCGGTCCCGGCTCTTCGTCGCCTTCGAGCAGGGCGAGAGCAAGAGCGCCCGGCAGAAGGGCGGGCTGGGCCTTGGGCTCGCGATCTGCCGGAAGATCCTCGAAATGCACGCGGGCACGATAACGGCCTGGAGCGAGGGGACCGGACGTGGAGCGACCTTCACCGTGGTTTTGCCGACTTCGCCACGGGTGGCGACGCCTCCGGCAGAAGATGGCGCCGAGCCGCCGCCTGCCAGCGAGGGCCTGCGGGTTTTGCTGGTCGAAGATCATCAGCCGACGCTCGAGGCGATGGCCCGCGTGTTGAGGGCACTCGGGCATCAGGTCACCGCCGTCTCGACGGCCGGGGAAGCGCGTGTCGCCGCGGGCCGGGACGACTGCAATTTCCTCATCTCGGATCTAGGGCTGCCGGATGGCAGCGGCCTCGACATCATGATGGACCTGCGCGAGCGGTTCGAAGGACATGCCATCGCGCTGAGCGGCTATGGGATGGAGGCGGACGTGCTGGCGGCGAAGAACGCCGGCTTCACCGAGCACCTGACCAAACCGGCCCGCATTGCCCTGCTTCGCACTACGATCGACCGGCTCTGCTCCGAGCGGCCGGGGGCACGCCGGAGAGAAGGGAGCGAGGTGGCGTGAAGCCGGTCATTGCCATGCCCCGATGGCGCGGTCGGCGGTCGAACTGGTACCGGGCGTTGACTCGGTGGAGGTCGGCGCTTGTTTGTGCGGTGACCCCAACGGAGGCCCCGGCGAATTCGCTCGACCTCTGCGCCGCGTCCGCGGTGGGCGTTGTCGCGTGTGCGGATGGGAGGCATGCACGATGAGCGCGGAGTTTTCGCCGGAGCTGCGGCAGGAGCTCCTCAACGACTTTTACGCGGAATGCGACGAACTGCTCCGCGCCATTCGAGAGGGGATCGCGACACTCGATCGCACCGCGGGGCGCGGTGGGCAGCAGCGCGGCTGGCTCGAGCCGCTCTATCGCAGCGTGCACACGCTCAAGGGGATCGCGGCGATTGCGGGGGTTCGCCCTGCCGAGCAGCTCTCACACGCGACGGAGGATCTGCTCCGGGCGTTGAATCACAACGACGTGCCGCTCACGACTGCGCACGTCGATTTGCTCCTCGATGCGGCGCAGTGTCTGGAGTCGATCATCCAATCTCATCAGCGGAACGAACCCGTGCCCGTGTGCGTGGAGCTGGCGCAGGCACTGCGCGCCGCCAGCGGCGACACTGCCGCGCCGGCGAACGTTCCGATGTCCGCCGCGCCTGCGCCCGCTGATCCGCCCGCCGATCCTGCGGAGCTCGCGCGCGCCCGCGGGCTGCAGCTCTGGCGTTGCACGTTCGCTCCTTCGCCGGCGCTCGACGCCCGCGGGGTGAACGTGCAAAGCGTGCGCGAGCGGCTGGGGCGCATCGGAGAGATTCTCCGCGCGGAGCCGCGCGTGCAGCCGAACGCCTCGATCGTCTTCGTCTTCACCCTGGGGCTGCGTGCAGTTCCGCAGGACTTCGAGTCCTGGGCGGCGGACGGGCTCCGGTTCGAACCGCTGGGTGAATCGTGCGAGCCAGCGGCGCCCGCGGGTTCGGTCGCCGCGGCGGCGCCGGAGTTGGCCGCCCTGGCAACGTCGCGGTTTGTGCGGGTGGACCTGACCCGGCTGGATGAACTGATGCGGATCACCGGCGAACTGGTGATCCAACGGTCCAGGCTCGAGGATCGCATCCAGCAGCAGTTCCGAGGCAACGAATCGTTGAAGGAGATCGACGTGGGCTTCGCGCGCTCGCTGCGCGAATTGCGCAAGGCGATCGGTCGCGTGCGGCTGGTGCCGATCGCGGAAATTTTCACGCGACTGCCTTTGATCGTCCGCGACCTCGCACGGGGCTCGGAAAAGAAAGCCCGCGTCGTGCTGGAAGGTGAGCACACGGAAATCGACAAATATGTGGCGGAGCGGCTCAACGAGCCGCTGCTGCACCTCGTTCGGAACGCGTTCGCCCACGGCATCGAGACACCGGGGGAACGCCTTGCGGCCGGAAAACCCGCGGAGGCCACGATCCTGCTGCGCGCCACGAGCGTGGGGGATTCGGTGGTGGTGCACATTCGCGATGACGGCCGGGGCATCGATCCGCAGCAAATCGCCGCGCGCGCAAAAACGCTCGGAGTGCCCGTGCCCGAAAGCCTGGATCCGAGCGGCGTGCTCCAGATCCTCGCGGCGCCGGGGTTCTCCACGCAGGAGACGGCGGATCGGGCCGCGGGCCGCGGCATCGGCATGGCCGTCGTGGCGAGCACGGTCCGTGAACTGGGCGGCTCGCTGACGCTCGACTCGACGATCGGACACGGCACCGAGTTCGTGTTGCGGCTGCCGCTTAGCGTCCTGATCGTCGATGTCATCATTGTTTCCATCGGAGCGGAGACCTGCGCGGTTCCGCAGAGCGCGATCGTGGAGATCATCCAGATCCCCGCAGCCGAACGTCGGACCATCAAGCGCACCGAGGTGGTGCCGTATCGCGACGGCCTGTTGCCGTTTGTGCGGCTGAACACCGTGTTCGGGGTGGAGTCGCCGCAGCGCGAGCTGCTGACGTTGTTGGTGTTGGGCACGGAGCGAGGCGCCACCGGACTTTTGGTCGATCGCGTGCGCGCGAAACGCGAAGTGGTGGTTCGTCCGCTCACGGATCCGCTGGTGCGCGTGCCGGGCATCAGTGGCGCGACCGAACTCGGCGACGGCCGGCCGATTTTGATCCTCGATCCGCACGCCTTGACGACCGGCGTGGTCCGTCCGCCGGCGGTGGCCGTGTCGTGACGCGCCTTCTTTCTCCATGAGTCTCGCCGATACCTACATCGTGTTCGAATTGGATTCCGCGGCCTACGCGGTGCGGAGCTCGGACGTGCAGCATCTCGAGATGCTGGAACACGTGACGCGGGTGCCGAACACCGCCGCGGCCGTCGATGGCGTGGTATTCTCGCGCGGACAGGTTTACCCGGCGATCAATCTGCGGGCGCGCTTCGGACTTCCGCGCCGGCCCTACGACGCGCGGACGCGGCTGATTTTCCTCAAGGTGCAGGAACGGGTCGTCGCATTGATCGTGGATTCGGCCCGCGAGTTTCAACGCATCCCAGCCGAGTCGATCCGGCCGATCGAGGAGACGCTCGTCGGCATCGCCGGCAACCATGTCGAAGGCGTCGCCACGATCAAAGGGCGCAGCGTCCTGATCCTGAACGTCGGCGTGGTGCTGACGCTGGAAGAAATGACCGTGCCCGCTGGCGCCGCCGAGGCCGCCGGCCAACCGGTATCTCCTACCTGAGAATTTCCTTACCCCATGGCCAAATCAACGTCCACCAACCCCGCGGCGATTCGCTCGCGGAAACCCAAGGATCCCGCGCATGATGCCACCGAGTCGCGCGACACGATGGCGCGTCGGATGCACAGCGGCGCGGCGTCGCAGGTCGTGTCCGTCGACACGGCGGCGGCTCAAGCCGGAGAGATGGCGCGGTCGCTCAAGCAAACAGCGACCCAGGCGCTCTCGTTGACCCGCTCAACGGAAGATACCGCGGCGTCGCTGAACGAAATGGCGGCGTCCATTGAAGAGGTGACTGCGAACACCGGCGAGGTGGCAGCAGCCGCCGCGCAGACCAGCGTGGCGATGAAGCAAATCGCCACGGCGACGCAATCGGTGACGGCGACCTCCCAGGAGATGGCGACCTCTGCCGAAGAACTGACAACGGCCGTTGCCGAAGTGGCGGCCTCGGCAAAACGGGTGACGAGGGACTCGGAGGATCTCGCTTCGGGATTGAGCCAAACGGCAGCCTCGATGGAGCAGATGGGCCGCTCGGTCCAGGGCGTGGCGCGCAACGCGGATGACCTCACGGCCGCGGCCGAGGAAACGCTGTCCTCGATGAACGAGATGGCCGCGTCGATCGAAGAGGTCGCCGCCATGGCGGAAGGCATGGCGACTTCGGTCGAGGAAACGTCGACCTCGGTGGAGGAGTTGGCCCGCTCGATTCAATCGGTGGCCCAAAACGCGGAGCGGATCACGGAGGCGGCGAACAACGCCAACACGAGTGCCGTGCAGATGGATCGTTCCAGCCGCTCCGTGGCGGACTCGGTGAAACGGACTCAGGAGATCGCCGCGAGAACCTCGCGCGAGGCGGAGGAGGGCGGACAGATGATCCGGCGCTCCGTCGAAGGGATCGGACGAGTGGCGAGAGCGATGGACAACTCGACGGTCGTGATGCGCGAGTTGAACAACCAGACCTCAAAAATCGGCACCATCGTCGACACGATCAATGTGATCTCCGAACGGACCAATCTTCTGTCGCTGAACGCCTCGATCGAGGCGGCGCGAGCAGGGGATGCGGGCCGGGGGTTTGCGGTGGTTGCCGAGGAGATTCGCAATCTGGCCGAGCGCGCGGCCAAGGCGACGGCGGACATCGCCGACATCGTGCGCAATCTCGAGAACGTGACCCGTGAGGCCACGCAGGTGTCGACGGATGGCGCGCGACTGGCCGAGGAGTCGAACAGGCTCTCGGAAAGCGGACTATCGGGCCTGCAGCGGATTTTGGAAGGCGTGCGCGAGAACACCACGGTCGTGGCGGAAATCAGCCGCGCCGCGGACGAGCAACTGTTGTCCAGCCGGCACGTGATGGAGGCGATCGCCGTGACGGCCGCGCAGGCGCGGCAGGTGGCCGGCGCGACGGCCGAGCAGGCGAAAGGTGCCGGCTCCATCGTGCAAGCCGCGGCGCAAATGCGGAAGGTCACGAAAGAGGTTTCGCAGGCCATGGCCGAACACGGTCGCGCCGCGCGCGAGGTCGTGAAGGCCGCGCAGAGCACCAGCGGCATCGCCGTGCAGCTGCGGAAAGCGACTGGTGAGCAGGCGACCGGGACTGGTCAGGTCGTCGCGGCGATCGAGGCGATGCGCAAGAGCGGCGCGTCGACGTCGCGCGCGATGGCGGAGCAGGCGACTGCCTCGGATCAGATCGCGAAGGAGGCCGAGCGGCTCGGCAAGCTGGTCACGACGGTGAATCGAACCATGAGCGAGCAGGCCACGGCGACCGGTCAGGTCGCCATGGCGGGCGAAAGTTTGCGCACGCAGTCTGAACAGGCCGCGCGTGGACTGCAGGAGCAGTCGCGCGCGATGCGGGACCTCACGAAAGCGAGCGAGAACATCGCGGCGCAGATCAAGTCGATCACCGAGGCTAACCTGCAGCACTCCGCGGCAGCCGAATCAGTGATGACGAGCCTGATAGAAATCAGGAGCGTGGCGACGCAAACGGGATTGGACGCGAACACTTGGAACGCCCCGGAGGACGTTTCTGGCCCGCAACCCCGGCCCAGATCTGCCTCGCGACGCAAAGCCGGCGCGACATCGGAGAAAAACACTCCGGCTGAGCCGAACGGCGAGCCCGCAAACGGTTCCAAGGCGCAATGACTACCCCGCGCGCCCCTGGTGACGCCGCTGCGCTGCTCGTTTCGGAACCAGTTCCGAAGCTGTTGCGCGACCTGATCCACGAACGCACCGGCTTGTATTTCGAGCCGGAGCGCTTCGACACGATGCTGGAAAAGCTGCAGCCCCGCGCGTCGGCGCTCGGCTGCACGTCTTACCTCGATTACTATTACATCCTGAAATACGACGAAAACGGACCCGAGGAATGGCACCGGGTCCTGGATGCCTTTTCGGTCCAGGAGACGTATTTCTGGCGGGAGTTTGATCAGATTCGCTGGCTGGTCGATTACGTGGTGCCGCAGTGGTTCTCACGTCACACCGAGCCGCTGCGGATCTGGAGCGCGGCGTGCGCCACCGGCGAGGAACCCTACAGCATCGCGATGGCGCTGCAGAATGGCGGGTGGGGGCATCATCCGATCGAGATCATCGCCAGCGACGCGAGCGAGGCCGCGTTGGCCAAAGCCCGGGCCGGAATCTATCGCGAGCGCTCGTTTCGGTCGCTGCCGCCGGAGTTGAGAGCGAAATACTTCAGCCCCTCGCCACAAGGCGACGTGCTCAACCAGGAGGTGAGAAACAAGGTGGAGTTTCGGTGGGCGAATCTGATGAGCCCGTCCGACTATCCGGACCTCCGGGACCTGCAGGCGGTCTTCTGCCGGAACGTGTTCATCTATTTTTCAGCGGCCGCGATCACGCGGGTGGTCGCAGCCATGGCGGTGGGGCTGCAACCGCGCAGCCATTTGTTCGTCGGGGCGTCCGAATCGCTCTTGAAGCTGACCTCGGACTTCGAACTGCAAGAACACCAGGGCGTGTTCGTCTACGTGCGGAAAGCGGGGAGCTGAGATGACCACGACCGGCCCTATTCGCGTCTTGATCGTCGACGATTCCGCGTTCGCGCGGAAGGTCGTGCGTGAGATCCTGTCCGATGGCTCCGGCGTGGAGGTGGTCGGCTCCGCGCGGGACGGAGAGGAGGCGTTGGAACTCACGGCGAAACTGAGTCCCGACGTGATCATCTGTGACCTCCGGATGCCGAGGATGGATGGCGTGCATTTCGTGCGCACCCAGATGGGAGTGCGGCCGCTGCCGATCATGATCCTCTCGGCCGTGGCCCAGGACGCCGACGAGGTGGTGGAGGCGTTGAATGCGGGCGCCATCGACGTGGTGCAGAAGCCCACGGCGCTCGCGACGGACGATCTCAGGATGGTCCGCGAAGAACTTATCCAGAAGGTGCGCGGTGCGGTGACGGCACCGGTCGAGAATCTCGCGCGGGCACCGGCCGCAAGTCACGCGGTTGCCGCGCCGGAGCGCGTGGCAAAAGCGAAGATCGTCGTCGTGGGGATTTCCACGGGCGGACCGCAGGCGTTGCGCCGGATGGTGCCGCTGTTGCCCCACGGTTTTCCCGTGCCGGTTGCCATCGTGCTCCACATGCCGATCGGCTACACGGCGCTCTACGCCGAGAAGCTGAACGAAATCTGCATGCTGACCGTGAAGGAAGCGGCCGAAGGCGACGTGCTGGTGCCCGGCCGTGTGTTGATCGCGCCGGCTGGCCGGCACCTGGCGTTTCGACGGACCCCCACCGGCGAGGTGGTGGCGCAGCTCCGGGTGCAGCCGCTGGAAAAGCTGCACCGGCCTTCCGCCGACGTGCTGTTCCGCTCGGCGGCTGAGGTCTACGGCGGCGCGGTGGTGGCGGTCGTGATGACGGGCATGGGCGACGACGGCACGGAAGGCGCCGCCTGGGTGAAGGCCCAGGGCGGGACCGTCCTCACCGAGGCGGAGCAGAGCTGCGTCATTTATGGCATGCCGCGCGCCGTGGTGGAGGCCGGCTTAAGTGATCTTGTGGTTCCGCTGGACGACATGGCCCAGGCGATCACCTCCCAAATATGAAAGCCAAAGTACTCATTGTCGACGACTCCGCCCTCGCGCGGCGCACCCTCCGGCAGATGTTGGAGGAACTCGGACACACCGTGGAGGAGGCCAGCGACGGTGCGCAGGCCCTCGAGCGGTTCTACCTGAGTCCCCCCGATCTCGTGATTCTGGACATGGTGATGGCCGGAATGTACGGGCTCGATGTGCTCAGCAAAATGCGCGAGATGAAGCCGGACGCGAAGATCATCGTCGCGACGGCGGACATCCAGGTCTCGACCGCCGAGATGGCGCGGAAAGCCGGGGCGAAGGCGGTGCTGAACAAACCGATCAACCGGCCGTCATTCGCCCCCATCGTGAAAACGGTGCTGGAAGGAGGTGACACGTGGAACTGACCAGCGGCCAGGTCGACGCGCTCACCGAACTGATCAACATCGGTTACGGACGCGCGGCGGGATCCCTGTCGGAACTCACCGGCTACCGTATCGCCCTCGAGGTGCCGCAGGTCGCGATCCACGAGATCGAGGCGCTGGCGCCATTGCTCGAACGCGTGCTGCGGGCGGACTGCGCTGCCGTGAGCCAGGCCTTCGACGGGCCGATCTCGGGGCGCGCGCTGTTGATGCTGGATGAGCGGGCCGCCGCCGCGCTCAGCCGCTTGCTGATCGAGGACGGCGTGCCCGGCACGCGATTGGACGCGACGGCGCGCGAAGTGGTCACGGAGGTGGGCAACATTCTGCTCAACGCGTGCCTGGGCGTATTCGGCAATTTGTTGAACGTGCACGTGTCCTTTGCCGTGCCGCAGTTTCATCTGGAGAGCGTGACTGGCGTGCTGAAATCGGTGGCCACCGAAGCGGCCGAGCAGCTGCGTTACGCGCTCATGATTCACACCCGCTTCTCGATCCGCACCGGCGATGTGAACGGATATCTGGTCATCATCCTTGGCGTCGCCTCGCTCGACACGTTGTTGGTGGAGTTGTCGAAGTGGGAGCACCAGCAGGCCCAATGATCGAAGGGCAGAACAGCCCTGACGCGGCGAAAAACCTCCCGGCCGCCGGCGAGGCCACCGCCTCGACGTGGTTGGAGGAAATCGCCCCCTTCGGGATCTTCACCACGGATCTGGAGCTTCGCATTCGCCGCTGGAACCGCTGGCTCGCAGTGCGGAGCGGACTGCTGGAGCAGGCGGTGGTGGGCAAACCCCTGTTGGCGCTGTTCCCGGACTTGGAGGCGCGCGGACTGGGCGCACGGTTCCGGCGCGCGCTCGAAGGCGAGATCAGCGTGCTGTCGACGGCGCTGCATCGTTACCTGCTCCCGTTGCCCGGCACGGACGCGGACAAGGCTTCCGCGTTCATGCTGCAGACCGCACGGATCGCGCCGTTGATCGGACACGGGGCCGTGACCGGCACCGTCACCATCATCGAGGATGTGACGCAACGCGAAGTCCAGGCGCAGGGACTGCGCCGACAGCAGGAGTTCGACCGGCTGCTCTCCTCGGCGCTCGCGACCCTGCTGCAGTCGGCGGAGCCGGCCGAGGCGCTCAGCCAGATTCTGCCGACGATCACGCCGTCGCTGGGATTGGACGCCTACGCGAATTTTCGCCTGGATCCCCAGCAGGGCGTGCTGCACCTGACCGTTTCTGGCGGCATCGCGCCCACCCCCCGCGCGGCCATGGCCGCCGTGGAGATCGAGCCGGCGGATCGGATCGCGCCGGGACGGGTAAGTGCCGAGCTGAACGCCACCGTGGAGCGCCAACGTCGCCTGCTGCAACGCATCGGCTTGCGCGGACAATGGGTGTTTCCGCTCGCGATCGGCGAGCGGGTGGTGGGTTTGCTGGCGTTTGGCAGCTACGAGCGGGCGGTGCTCCCGGCTGGGGATGTGAAAACCCTCGAGCGCATCGCGGGCTACGTGGCCATCGCCATCGATCGCGCCCAGCGAGAGCGCGACATCGTGGCGGCTTCGCGCGCCAAGGACGAGTTCCTGGCGGCGTTGTCGCACGAATTGCGCACGCCGTTGAACCCCGTGCTGCTGCTCGCGAGCGAATCCGCGCTGAACGCGGATTATCCGGCAACGGCGCGCGAGGCGTTTCGGATGATTGAAAAAAACGCGCTGCTCGAGGCGCGGCTGATCGACGATCTGCTCGATCTGACCCGGATCGAACGCGGCAAGCTCGCCTTGGAGATGCAGCGAGTCGATCTGCACGCGCCGCTGCGCGACGCCGTCGCGACGGTGCACGCCGAGGCCAGCGATCGTGACATTACCATCGAGAAACATCTCCAGGCGGAGCGCAGCGCCGTCGCCGGAGATTCCGCGCGGCTGCAACAGGTATTTTGGAACGTCCTCAAGAATGCGATCAAGTTCACGTCTCCGGCCGGTCGCATCCGGGTCAGCAGCCGGACTGCGGCTGAGACCGACGAGGTCCAGATCGAAATCGCGGATACCGGCATCGGATTGGAAGCGCATGAACTCGGACGAATTTTCGAGGCGTTCACGCAGGGAGACCATGCGGAGCGCCGGGGTCACCGGTTTGGCGGGCTCGGGCTGGGGCTCGCTATCAGCCGGAACATCGTCGAACTCCACGGCGGAAAGATCCGGGCGGCGAGTCCCGGCCGGAACCGTGGCGCAACGTTCACGATCACCCTGCCACTGGCGAGTCGGGAGCCCATCGCGTGGACGCCCGCGATCGAGACGACGGGCGTGGGCCTGGCAGCGATCACCCGCGCGCATTCGGGCCGTCGGATCCTGCTCGTGGAGGACCACGAGCCGACGCGCACCCCCTTGGCCGGGCTGCTTGTGCGGCGCGGACATGATGTGGTCGCAGTCGCCAGCGCGGAAGAAGCGATGACGGCCGCGGGTGAGGGGAAGTTTGATCTGGTGCTTTCCGACATCGGCCTCCCCGGCCGGGACGGTTTTTGGCTGATGGAAACGTTGCGCCAGCGGTATGGGTTGGCGGGGATCGCGCTCACCGGCTACGGCATGGATGACGATCTGGCGCGGAGCGAGGCGGCGGGCTTCACCGCGCATCTCACCAAGCCGGTGCAGGTCGCGATTCTGGATCGTGCGTTGGCCACCTTCTTCCAAGAAACGCAGGACGCGTGAAGCCGTCCTGCCCGGCCGGAGCGCGATAAGTCGGGGCAGAGTTGCGTGAGGGACGCGGAATCCTCATTGCAGCGGATGCTTTGCGCCACGTACGGTTATTCCGCGCATGGTGCTACTCTCTCTTCCCTTCGTCTGGCCGCGCCCGGAATCTCGATGCTTTGGTGGTCGATTGCTCACGCGTCGTCGGCCAACGCGGAGCATGGCCGTGGCGGCATGTGCATTCCTCACGGCGCTTCACGCGGCACCGGCGCCAATTACCCCGCGCCCACCGACGCCGCCGATCATCGCGCAACCGAGCGATCTTTTCGAGGACGTCACGCAACGCGCCGGGATCGATTTCGTGCACCAGTTCGCGCACCAGCGGATCGCGAACATTCTTCTCTCGAATGGCGCGGGCGCGGTCGTGTTCGACTATGACAATGACGGGTTCGTGGACCTCTATCTGTTGAACTGGGGTCCCCTTCAGGGCGTCACGGTGCAGGCGGCGGGAGTGACGCGCGAGCCGAACCGGCTGT is part of the Opitutus terrae PB90-1 genome and harbors:
- a CDS encoding CheR family methyltransferase, with amino-acid sequence MTTPRAPGDAAALLVSEPVPKLLRDLIHERTGLYFEPERFDTMLEKLQPRASALGCTSYLDYYYILKYDENGPEEWHRVLDAFSVQETYFWREFDQIRWLVDYVVPQWFSRHTEPLRIWSAACATGEEPYSIAMALQNGGWGHHPIEIIASDASEAALAKARAGIYRERSFRSLPPELRAKYFSPSPQGDVLNQEVRNKVEFRWANLMSPSDYPDLRDLQAVFCRNVFIYFSAAAITRVVAAMAVGLQPRSHLFVGASESLLKLTSDFELQEHQGVFVYVRKAGS
- a CDS encoding response regulator — protein: MKAKVLIVDDSALARRTLRQMLEELGHTVEEASDGAQALERFYLSPPDLVILDMVMAGMYGLDVLSKMREMKPDAKIIVATADIQVSTAEMARKAGAKAVLNKPINRPSFAPIVKTVLEGGDTWN
- a CDS encoding chemotaxis protein CheA, whose protein sequence is MSAEFSPELRQELLNDFYAECDELLRAIREGIATLDRTAGRGGQQRGWLEPLYRSVHTLKGIAAIAGVRPAEQLSHATEDLLRALNHNDVPLTTAHVDLLLDAAQCLESIIQSHQRNEPVPVCVELAQALRAASGDTAAPANVPMSAAPAPADPPADPAELARARGLQLWRCTFAPSPALDARGVNVQSVRERLGRIGEILRAEPRVQPNASIVFVFTLGLRAVPQDFESWAADGLRFEPLGESCEPAAPAGSVAAAAPELAALATSRFVRVDLTRLDELMRITGELVIQRSRLEDRIQQQFRGNESLKEIDVGFARSLRELRKAIGRVRLVPIAEIFTRLPLIVRDLARGSEKKARVVLEGEHTEIDKYVAERLNEPLLHLVRNAFAHGIETPGERLAAGKPAEATILLRATSVGDSVVVHIRDDGRGIDPQQIAARAKTLGVPVPESLDPSGVLQILAAPGFSTQETADRAAGRGIGMAVVASTVRELGGSLTLDSTIGHGTEFVLRLPLSVLIVDVIIVSIGAETCAVPQSAIVEIIQIPAAERRTIKRTEVVPYRDGLLPFVRLNTVFGVESPQRELLTLLVLGTERGATGLLVDRVRAKREVVVRPLTDPLVRVPGISGATELGDGRPILILDPHALTTGVVRPPAVAVS
- a CDS encoding methyl-accepting chemotaxis protein, with the protein product MAKSTSTNPAAIRSRKPKDPAHDATESRDTMARRMHSGAASQVVSVDTAAAQAGEMARSLKQTATQALSLTRSTEDTAASLNEMAASIEEVTANTGEVAAAAAQTSVAMKQIATATQSVTATSQEMATSAEELTTAVAEVAASAKRVTRDSEDLASGLSQTAASMEQMGRSVQGVARNADDLTAAAEETLSSMNEMAASIEEVAAMAEGMATSVEETSTSVEELARSIQSVAQNAERITEAANNANTSAVQMDRSSRSVADSVKRTQEIAARTSREAEEGGQMIRRSVEGIGRVARAMDNSTVVMRELNNQTSKIGTIVDTINVISERTNLLSLNASIEAARAGDAGRGFAVVAEEIRNLAERAAKATADIADIVRNLENVTREATQVSTDGARLAEESNRLSESGLSGLQRILEGVRENTTVVAEISRAADEQLLSSRHVMEAIAVTAAQARQVAGATAEQAKGAGSIVQAAAQMRKVTKEVSQAMAEHGRAAREVVKAAQSTSGIAVQLRKATGEQATGTGQVVAAIEAMRKSGASTSRAMAEQATASDQIAKEAERLGKLVTTVNRTMSEQATATGQVAMAGESLRTQSEQAARGLQEQSRAMRDLTKASENIAAQIKSITEANLQHSAAAESVMTSLIEIRSVATQTGLDANTWNAPEDVSGPQPRPRSASRRKAGATSEKNTPAEPNGEPANGSKAQ
- a CDS encoding chemotaxis protein CheW codes for the protein MSLADTYIVFELDSAAYAVRSSDVQHLEMLEHVTRVPNTAAAVDGVVFSRGQVYPAINLRARFGLPRRPYDARTRLIFLKVQERVVALIVDSAREFQRIPAESIRPIEETLVGIAGNHVEGVATIKGRSVLILNVGVVLTLEEMTVPAGAAEAAGQPVSPT
- the cheB gene encoding chemotaxis-specific protein-glutamate methyltransferase CheB, which produces MTTTGPIRVLIVDDSAFARKVVREILSDGSGVEVVGSARDGEEALELTAKLSPDVIICDLRMPRMDGVHFVRTQMGVRPLPIMILSAVAQDADEVVEALNAGAIDVVQKPTALATDDLRMVREELIQKVRGAVTAPVENLARAPAASHAVAAPERVAKAKIVVVGISTGGPQALRRMVPLLPHGFPVPVAIVLHMPIGYTALYAEKLNEICMLTVKEAAEGDVLVPGRVLIAPAGRHLAFRRTPTGEVVAQLRVQPLEKLHRPSADVLFRSAAEVYGGAVVAVVMTGMGDDGTEGAAWVKAQGGTVLTEAEQSCVIYGMPRAVVEAGLSDLVVPLDDMAQAITSQI
- a CDS encoding ATP-binding protein, with amino-acid sequence MPDAAVKVYPVPGLPARASQRAAYAAALVVLAAGGMGLTGWIVGSDSLKSISPGGVTMKANSAVGLVLVGTSLLLQLGGVGRVVVWTAKAAAAVAALLGGLTLVEHLTGVSFGIDQWLFTELPGAPGTTAPGRMGPPASICFLLGGLALALLDAPERRQRLLAQLFALVVCCIGVVPIIGYLYGMDRLYAVPKYTGTALPTAVALFALGLGLVCGRPNVGVMRILCSPDPGGLMARRFLLPALLLPFLSAWIRTYGESRGWFDAEIGRAGSVLFLSLCSMLLILIGARLVSALERKRKAAEQQREELNARTNQILDNINDGFFAIDGAGRLTHVNRQAEELWGRGRADLIGQALPEDSLGPPALDLGAHAEALRDRKPRHYEVFAEPLGRWFDVSLYPEETGGLACFFRDITHRKSVEAALVQAKDEAERANRAKSDFLATLSHELRTPLAPVMLTLPYVETHPELPAELRSHVESIRRNVELEIRLISDLLDLTRVERGKLQLEKTEVDLHGVLHSVVEICREAESVPITLELAATRHYVHGDPARLHQVFWNLLTNAQKFTDRSGRIMVLTRQAEGHAISVSVTDTGVGLTPELRSRLFVAFEQGESKSARQKGGLGLGLAICRKILEMHAGTITAWSEGTGRGATFTVVLPTSPRVATPPAEDGAEPPPASEGLRVLLVEDHQPTLEAMARVLRALGHQVTAVSTAGEARVAAGRDDCNFLISDLGLPDGSGLDIMMDLRERFEGHAIALSGYGMEADVLAAKNAGFTEHLTKPARIALLRTTIDRLCSERPGARRREGSEVA